Proteins from a genomic interval of Myxococcales bacterium:
- the uppP gene encoding undecaprenyl-diphosphatase UppP, whose protein sequence is MTPLEAVLLGLVQGLTEFLPISSTAHLRIVPAVLGWPDAGAAFTAVLQLGTLAAVVGYFLPDLLRMLRAWTRPRPLQDPDGRRLLELVVGTLPVGVAGLLFKDAIEGPLRSLWVISATLVIVALLMAFVEKRVTPERDIATAGMRDALLVGLAQTLALVPGVSRSGITLMAAMALGLRREAAARYSFLLGVPAIAAAGIFELPDVLRAQNISGGVLLLGLAVSAVSGYAAIAWLIRFLRTRSVLPFVVYRIALGLLLVAGLLSNWWS, encoded by the coding sequence GTGACTCCGCTCGAAGCCGTGCTGCTCGGCCTGGTGCAAGGCCTCACTGAATTCCTGCCGATTTCGTCCACGGCGCACCTTCGTATCGTGCCCGCCGTGCTCGGCTGGCCTGATGCCGGGGCGGCCTTTACCGCCGTCCTTCAGTTGGGCACGCTCGCGGCGGTGGTGGGGTACTTCCTGCCCGACCTGCTCCGCATGCTCCGCGCGTGGACTCGGCCCCGCCCCCTGCAAGACCCAGACGGGCGCCGCCTGCTCGAACTCGTCGTGGGGACCCTCCCCGTGGGGGTAGCGGGCCTGCTGTTCAAGGATGCCATCGAAGGCCCGCTGCGTTCCTTGTGGGTCATCTCGGCCACGCTGGTCATCGTCGCCTTGCTCATGGCGTTCGTGGAAAAGCGCGTGACGCCAGAGCGAGACATCGCCACCGCGGGCATGCGGGACGCGCTGCTGGTGGGCTTGGCGCAAACGCTGGCCCTCGTTCCGGGGGTCTCTCGCTCGGGCATCACGTTGATGGCGGCCATGGCCCTCGGGCTGCGCCGAGAGGCCGCGGCGCGATACTCCTTTTTGTTGGGGGTCCCGGCCATCGCCGCGGCAGGGATCTTCGAGCTGCCCGATGTCCTGCGCGCCCAGAACATCAGCGGCGGGGTTCTGCTCTTGGGCCTGGCGGTATCCGCCGTTTCGGGCTACGCCGCGATCGCCTGGTTGATTCGCTTCCTGAGAACCCGCAGCGTGCTGCCGTTCGTCGTTTACCGTATCGCCTTGGGCCTGCTGTTGGTGGCCGGGTTGCTGTCGAACTGGTGGTCGTGA
- the uvrA gene encoding excinuclease ABC subunit UvrA, with protein sequence MKSKPSQAARPSKAARSEPVHEPDFIQVRGAREHNLQIDELRIPKRQLVVFTGVSGSGKSSLAFDTLYAEGQRRYVESLSSYARQFLGQMEKPKYESLRGLSPTIAIEQKSASSNPRSTVGTVTEIYDYLRVFYARAGEARCHLCGGAVAARSAAEIVDELLGLAAGTKATLMARKADNRKGEFRDVFDDARKAGYARVRVDGTLQRLDEVRGLEKNKKHTVDIVVDRVTIEPASRARITDSVEAALREGQGMLVAAVEGERTDRTYSESRGCGSCGASLPELSPQSFSFNSPLGMCIDCNGLGSSLEVDPELVVPDPSLSIGEGAIEPWGEKAGNEQGWTSSIAKALHRQFAIPLDKPWKNLTARQREIVLFGTGVDRLDVKWKSANSAGSWAMKFQGVVNTIKRRMQETQSENMRQWYARYFRETACRACHGQRLRPESRAVVLGGKRIVEVTAMTVAEAASHFASLDLSGAKARIAEEILKEIRNRLGFLLNVGLEYLTLDRAAATLSGGEAQRIRLASQLGSELSGVMYVLDEPSIGLHQRDNRRLIETLRRLRDLGNSVLVVEHDEETIDAADWVIDFGPGAGRLGGHVVAAGTPAEVRANAGSLTGRYLSGATRIEVPSLRRPASGHLLVKGARENNLKGIDVEIPLGVFVAVTGVSGAGKSSLIDGILRPALRRKLMGASDPVGKVDGLEGVEQLDKIIDIDQKPIGRTPRSNPATYTKAFDLIRDIFAETAEARAFGYKPGRFSFNVKGGRCEACEGDGVRKVEMHFLPDVYVTCEVCRGRRYNEATLRVLWKGLSIADVLETSVADARHLFAHHRQLSSILETLDDVGLGYIHLGQAATTLSGGEAQRIKLARELAKRDTGKTLYLLDEPTTGLHFEDVRRLLVVLGRLVDAGNTVLVIEHNLDVIKAADWLIDIGPEGGAAGGKLVAAGTPEAVAHTGDSYTGQFLAPLLRTVVAPPLAKARRRARTRAAV encoded by the coding sequence GTGAAGAGCAAGCCCAGTCAGGCAGCGCGGCCCTCGAAGGCCGCTCGCTCCGAGCCGGTCCACGAGCCCGACTTCATCCAGGTTCGCGGCGCGCGCGAGCACAATCTGCAGATCGACGAGCTGCGCATCCCCAAGCGGCAGCTCGTCGTGTTTACGGGTGTGTCGGGATCGGGCAAGTCATCGCTGGCCTTCGATACCCTCTACGCCGAGGGGCAGCGTCGCTACGTGGAGTCTCTGTCGTCGTATGCCCGGCAGTTCCTGGGTCAGATGGAGAAGCCGAAGTACGAATCGCTTCGCGGGCTGTCTCCCACCATCGCCATCGAGCAAAAATCGGCTTCGTCGAACCCGCGTTCCACCGTGGGAACCGTGACGGAGATTTACGACTATCTTCGTGTCTTTTACGCGCGGGCGGGCGAGGCGCGATGCCATCTGTGTGGGGGCGCCGTTGCGGCGCGCTCGGCCGCCGAGATCGTGGACGAGCTGCTCGGCTTGGCGGCGGGGACGAAGGCCACGCTCATGGCGCGCAAGGCGGACAACCGCAAGGGCGAGTTTCGCGATGTCTTCGACGACGCGCGCAAGGCAGGGTACGCACGGGTGCGCGTCGATGGCACTTTGCAGCGCCTCGATGAAGTTCGCGGGCTCGAAAAAAACAAAAAACACACGGTGGACATCGTCGTCGATCGCGTCACGATCGAGCCGGCCAGCCGCGCACGGATCACCGACTCGGTGGAGGCGGCTTTGCGTGAGGGGCAGGGCATGCTGGTGGCGGCCGTGGAGGGCGAGCGCACGGACCGGACTTACAGCGAGAGCCGCGGTTGTGGCAGCTGCGGCGCCAGTTTGCCGGAGCTCTCTCCCCAGTCCTTCTCGTTCAACAGCCCACTCGGCATGTGCATCGACTGCAACGGGCTTGGCTCGTCCCTGGAGGTCGATCCGGAGCTGGTCGTGCCAGACCCGTCATTGTCGATCGGCGAGGGCGCCATCGAACCGTGGGGTGAGAAGGCGGGGAACGAGCAGGGGTGGACGTCGAGCATCGCCAAGGCTCTCCACAGGCAGTTCGCCATTCCGCTCGACAAGCCCTGGAAGAATTTGACCGCGCGCCAGCGGGAGATCGTGCTGTTTGGGACGGGAGTGGACCGGCTGGATGTGAAGTGGAAGAGCGCAAACAGCGCGGGGTCGTGGGCCATGAAGTTTCAGGGGGTGGTGAACACGATCAAGCGGCGCATGCAGGAGACTCAGTCGGAAAACATGCGCCAGTGGTACGCGCGCTACTTTCGTGAGACCGCGTGCCGGGCCTGCCACGGCCAGCGGCTCCGGCCGGAGTCACGTGCGGTCGTTTTGGGAGGCAAGCGCATCGTCGAAGTCACGGCGATGACGGTGGCCGAGGCGGCGTCTCACTTCGCCTCGCTCGATCTCTCCGGCGCCAAAGCGCGGATCGCCGAGGAGATCCTCAAGGAGATTCGTAACCGCCTTGGCTTCCTGCTCAACGTGGGCCTCGAGTACCTGACCCTCGATCGCGCGGCCGCCACGCTCTCGGGCGGTGAAGCACAGAGAATCCGGCTCGCGTCCCAGCTGGGCTCGGAGCTGTCGGGCGTCATGTACGTGCTCGACGAGCCCTCGATCGGACTGCACCAGCGAGACAACCGCCGGCTGATTGAAACCTTGCGCCGGCTTCGAGACCTCGGCAACAGCGTCCTGGTGGTCGAGCACGACGAAGAAACGATCGACGCCGCCGATTGGGTCATCGATTTCGGACCGGGCGCAGGGCGCCTGGGTGGGCACGTGGTGGCCGCAGGCACCCCCGCCGAGGTAAGGGCCAACGCGGGCTCGTTGACGGGCCGATACCTGTCGGGGGCAACACGCATCGAGGTCCCCTCCTTGCGGCGCCCGGCGTCCGGGCACCTGCTCGTAAAGGGGGCGCGCGAGAACAACTTGAAGGGCATCGACGTCGAGATTCCCTTGGGTGTGTTCGTGGCCGTTACGGGGGTGTCGGGAGCCGGTAAGTCGAGCCTCATCGACGGCATCTTGCGGCCCGCGCTGCGCCGCAAGCTCATGGGCGCAAGTGATCCCGTAGGCAAGGTCGACGGGCTCGAGGGCGTCGAGCAGCTCGACAAGATCATCGACATCGACCAAAAGCCCATCGGTCGCACCCCGCGGTCGAACCCCGCCACGTACACCAAGGCCTTCGATCTCATTCGCGACATTTTCGCCGAGACAGCCGAGGCGCGGGCTTTTGGCTACAAACCCGGCCGCTTCTCGTTCAACGTCAAGGGAGGACGCTGCGAAGCCTGCGAAGGCGATGGCGTGAGGAAGGTCGAGATGCACTTCCTTCCTGACGTCTACGTGACGTGCGAGGTGTGCCGTGGTCGACGCTACAACGAAGCCACCTTGAGGGTTTTGTGGAAAGGGCTCTCGATCGCCGACGTCCTCGAAACGTCGGTTGCCGATGCGCGCCACCTGTTCGCGCATCACAGGCAGCTGTCCTCCATCCTTGAAACGCTCGACGACGTGGGCCTTGGGTACATCCATCTCGGGCAAGCGGCCACGACCCTTTCCGGCGGCGAAGCCCAGCGCATCAAGCTGGCGCGGGAGCTTGCCAAGCGCGACACGGGAAAGACGCTCTATCTGCTCGATGAACCCACCACCGGCCTGCACTTCGAAGACGTCCGACGCCTTCTCGTGGTTTTGGGTCGGCTGGTCGATGCCGGGAACACGGTGTTGGTCATCGAGCACAACCTCGACGTCATCAAGGCGGCGGATTGGCTGATCGACATCGGCCCCGAGGGCGGCGCGGCAGGAGGGAAGTTGGTGGCCGCTGGCACCCCTGAAGCCGTGGCGCACACCGGGGACTCGTACACCGGGCAGTTCCTCGCGCCACTTCTCCGAACGGTCGTCGCGCCGCCACTGGCCAAGGCTCGCCGCCGCGCCCGCACGCGGGCCGCCGTGTGA